The following coding sequences are from one Mycolicibacterium aichiense window:
- a CDS encoding alpha/beta hydrolase → MVTTRTERTFDGVGGVRIVYDVWTPDTQPRGVVVLSHGLGEHAGRYHHVAERFGQAGLITYALDHRGHGRSGGKRVMVRSIDEYTGDFDTLVKIAAAEHPDLPRIVLGHSMGGGIVFTYGVDHPSDYNLMVLSGPAVAANVGVPPVKAFFGKAVGSLLPNLPVEELDANAVSRDPAVVAAYNADPLVWHGKVPAGIAKALLKVGETMPQRARGLTAPLLVVHGGADSLVPASGSERLVECVGSPDVNRKVYPELFHEVFNEPERDLVLDDVTAWIEARL, encoded by the coding sequence ATGGTCACAACACGTACCGAGCGGACGTTCGACGGGGTCGGCGGCGTCCGCATCGTCTACGACGTGTGGACACCGGACACCCAACCGCGCGGCGTGGTCGTCCTCTCGCACGGACTCGGCGAACACGCCGGCCGCTACCACCACGTCGCCGAGCGTTTCGGCCAGGCCGGACTGATCACCTACGCCCTGGATCACCGCGGCCACGGCCGCTCGGGCGGCAAGCGGGTGATGGTGCGCAGCATCGACGAATACACCGGCGACTTCGACACCCTGGTCAAGATCGCCGCCGCCGAACACCCCGACCTCCCGCGCATCGTGCTGGGGCACAGCATGGGCGGCGGCATCGTCTTCACCTACGGGGTGGACCACCCGAGTGACTACAACCTGATGGTGCTATCCGGCCCCGCCGTCGCCGCCAACGTCGGCGTACCGCCGGTCAAGGCCTTTTTCGGCAAGGCCGTGGGCTCGCTGCTGCCGAACCTGCCGGTCGAGGAACTCGACGCCAACGCCGTCTCCCGCGACCCCGCGGTGGTGGCCGCCTACAACGCCGACCCGCTGGTGTGGCACGGCAAGGTCCCGGCCGGCATCGCCAAGGCGCTGCTGAAGGTCGGGGAGACCATGCCGCAGCGGGCACGCGGGCTCACCGCGCCGCTGCTGGTCGTCCACGGCGGCGCCGACAGTCTGGTTCCCGCATCGGGCAGTGAGCGGCTCGTCGAGTGCGTCGGCTCGCCCGACGTGAACCGCAAGGTGTATCCGGAGCTGTTTCACGAGGTGTTCAACGAGCCCGAGCGCGACCTGGTGCTCGACGACGTGACCGCCTGGATCGAAGCCAGGCTGTGA